The following proteins are encoded in a genomic region of SAR324 cluster bacterium:
- a CDS encoding ATP-binding cassette domain-containing protein: MHDEKVILQVNDLKKYFSLRTGFFSETRYIRAVDGVSFELYKGETLGIIGESGCGKSTLGRSLVNLYNITSGSVLYNDGDQKINLINANDREKKDYTKSVQIIFQDPFSSLNPRINVFETVAEPLIIHRYPKEEIEQKVSEVIAQVGLRDEHLRRYPHSFSGGQRQRIGIARSLIISPKVIICDEAVSALDVSVQAQIINLLKELQARYHYSYIFISHDMSVIRHICDRIAVMYAGRIVEFGTKEEVLNSPKHPYTEALLDAVPKISNRKSKGKRKILSGEPPDLSRERIGCNMFERCGYRIDACQATPMKLSDVGSHHLTACMRTKEIQLNGLSIEAKQP; this comes from the coding sequence ATGCATGATGAAAAAGTAATTCTTCAGGTAAATGACCTGAAAAAATATTTCTCTTTACGCACGGGTTTCTTTAGCGAAACCAGATATATTCGAGCAGTCGATGGGGTTAGCTTCGAATTATATAAGGGAGAAACACTCGGTATTATTGGTGAGAGTGGTTGTGGGAAATCCACACTTGGTAGATCTTTAGTGAATCTATACAACATAACTTCTGGATCGGTTCTTTATAATGATGGAGATCAGAAGATCAATTTGATCAATGCTAATGACAGAGAGAAGAAAGACTACACTAAATCAGTCCAAATTATCTTTCAGGATCCGTTTTCATCATTAAATCCACGAATTAATGTTTTTGAAACCGTTGCTGAGCCATTAATTATTCATCGGTATCCAAAAGAGGAGATTGAACAAAAGGTATCGGAAGTTATCGCTCAGGTCGGTTTACGAGATGAACATCTAAGGCGGTACCCACATAGTTTTAGTGGAGGCCAGAGGCAACGGATTGGAATAGCTCGCTCTTTAATTATCTCTCCAAAAGTTATTATTTGTGATGAGGCAGTCTCAGCGCTAGATGTATCTGTTCAAGCTCAAATCATTAACTTACTAAAAGAACTTCAGGCGCGTTACCACTATTCATATATCTTCATCTCACACGATATGAGTGTGATTCGACATATCTGTGATCGAATTGCTGTGATGTATGCTGGTAGAATTGTTGAATTTGGGACTAAGGAAGAAGTTTTGAATTCACCAAAACACCCCTACACAGAAGCTTTACTTGATGCAGTGCCTAAAATTTCAAATAGAAAGTCGAAAGGCAAGAGGAAGATTTTATCGGGCGAGCCACCAGATTTGTCGAGAGAAAGAATTGGTTGTAATATGTTTGAAAGATGTGGTTATCGGATAGATGCCTGTCAAGCTACTCCTATGAAGTTGTCAGATGTTGGAAGTCACCACCTAACAGCATGCATGCGAACAAAGGAAATACAGTTGAATGGACTGAGTATTGAGGCAAAACAACCATGA
- a CDS encoding ABC transporter ATP-binding protein, with the protein MQRILEVKDLSINFYLREGVVHALTDVNFEVFENETLGVIGESGSGKSVTVQSILGILSQPPAKIVSGSIRFEPESRNLELNLLPTYGDTYRNVRWNDISMIFQEPMSSFSPLHSIGDQISEALTLHRPELSETDVLSVCLGLLEKVGIPSPAMFFKRYPHEFSGGMRQRAMIAMALVCNPKILIADEPTTALDVTIEAQILELLESIKSEFNMSMIYISHDLAVIGEISDRILVMYFGRVVESGVADEVIDNPLHPYTRALLKSIPKIDQPIESLDPIEGSIPSPFEVHTGCPFYSRCTERLGEICLRQKPAHKTYNNGHTVSCHLHA; encoded by the coding sequence ATGCAGAGAATTCTTGAAGTAAAGGACTTGTCAATCAACTTTTATCTGCGTGAAGGGGTTGTTCATGCGTTGACAGATGTGAACTTCGAAGTTTTTGAGAATGAAACTCTTGGGGTCATTGGAGAGAGTGGAAGCGGAAAGTCAGTCACCGTTCAATCGATTCTCGGGATACTTTCTCAGCCACCTGCCAAGATTGTCAGTGGCAGTATTCGTTTCGAACCAGAATCGAGGAATCTTGAACTCAATTTACTGCCAACTTATGGAGATACCTATAGAAATGTTCGATGGAATGACATCAGTATGATTTTTCAGGAACCGATGTCTTCCTTCAGCCCTCTTCATAGTATCGGTGATCAGATTTCAGAGGCATTGACCTTACATCGACCAGAATTATCAGAAACTGATGTCTTGAGTGTATGCCTAGGATTATTGGAAAAAGTTGGCATTCCCTCTCCAGCGATGTTTTTCAAAAGATACCCACATGAATTCAGTGGAGGCATGCGTCAGCGGGCAATGATTGCAATGGCGCTAGTATGCAATCCAAAGATTCTGATCGCAGATGAGCCTACAACAGCTCTGGATGTAACGATTGAAGCTCAAATTCTGGAACTATTGGAGTCAATCAAATCAGAGTTTAACATGTCAATGATCTATATCTCCCATGATTTGGCAGTCATTGGTGAAATCTCTGATCGGATTTTAGTGATGTATTTTGGGCGTGTTGTGGAAAGTGGGGTCGCTGACGAAGTGATTGACAATCCGCTCCATCCCTACACCAGAGCGCTTCTCAAATCGATTCCAAAGATTGACCAACCAATTGAATCCCTAGACCCAATTGAAGGGTCTATTCCCTCTCCATTTGAAGTCCATACAGGCTGTCCTTTCTATAGTCGATGTACAGAAAGGCTTGGTGAGATCTGCTTACGTCAGAAACCTGCTCATAAAACTTACAATAACGGCCATACGGTGAGCTGCCATCTTCATGCATGA
- a CDS encoding sulfotransferase, producing the protein MMIIVIGRGHSGTRSIAQTLYASNVYMGSLLNNSCDFVPPHNLYRSCHIFSKYVKYSGNYQWDFSEVLEQEVPESFNKLVQEYLKPILESNSEFKGWKLPETTLIYPWIYNLFPDAFYIFWSRHPFDSILGRHLTDDLHDFSVDYPNSQDVFQNRAISWLYQYEIQKCVPKPKNSIEVRFEDFVLNQETTISRLEKFLGKDLAKIPMRPDSLHKWRDKINPAEFSYLFDAMNYYDYSYT; encoded by the coding sequence ATGATGATCATTGTCATCGGACGCGGTCATTCAGGTACAAGAAGTATTGCTCAGACACTGTATGCGAGTAATGTTTACATGGGTAGCTTGCTTAATAACTCCTGTGATTTTGTTCCACCACACAACCTATATCGTAGTTGCCATATATTCTCAAAGTATGTGAAATATTCAGGTAATTATCAATGGGATTTTTCAGAAGTGTTAGAACAAGAAGTGCCAGAAAGTTTCAACAAATTAGTTCAGGAATATCTTAAGCCTATATTAGAATCGAATAGTGAATTTAAAGGTTGGAAATTACCTGAAACCACTCTCATCTACCCCTGGATTTACAACCTTTTCCCGGATGCATTTTATATTTTTTGGTCTAGGCATCCATTTGATAGCATTCTTGGGAGACATTTAACAGATGATCTTCATGATTTCTCAGTAGATTATCCAAATTCACAGGATGTGTTTCAAAATCGAGCAATCTCCTGGCTTTATCAATACGAGATTCAAAAGTGTGTACCCAAGCCAAAAAATTCGATTGAAGTGAGGTTTGAAGATTTTGTTCTCAATCAGGAAACTACAATAAGTCGATTAGAAAAATTTCTTGGTAAAGATTTAGCTAAAATTCCAATGCGGCCTGATTCTCTTCATAAGTGGCGAGATAAAATCAATCCAGCTGAGTTTTCATATCTTTTTGATGCGATGAATTATTATGACTATTCCTACACATAG
- a CDS encoding ABC transporter substrate-binding protein, whose amino-acid sequence MKLASLLATASLFLGTAVSAAEYKEAPSLKEMVSKGEIPPIEQRLPKTPFVVEKGVISHADELPNWQPGKYGGTMRFGHTNPGWNPDVFIMLNEHVLMAPGISIKDVRGNVFKDFKIENDNKKFTFYLREGLKWSDGNPVTTEDVRFVFEDIYGDEKLTSAYPSKFKSGGDPAGNPAKITFQSDYQFTMEFDSPYGSLISELSIKGWQGYTDMLRPSHHLKNYHPKYTSLASLQPEMKKMGFKDEWWQYFNAMDCTNWELTRPCSANYPSLWAWLKVETADEILEFKRNPYYFKVDSSGQQLPYVDRVISQQVNDTEAVNLKVLAGEIDLLREDTALVKMPLYKEAEDKGLIQTHLLDMHVNPTVLFFNFTLADENDKKVLNNLKFREALNYAMNREEILENVYFGFGTMPEHLYKGYDPAKAEELLDSIGMTKGSDGFRIGPNGKTFEYRIEYGDYAPDIKFVVELLTQHFEAVGIKTTSKMLENTLMNVTGQNNERKHSTILWVHKPLWVSGGWNDYLPSTGGTGYAPLWRQWYDSNGAEGEEPPAEMKRLMNITRERGAYVPYSSKDGKLYGELMQNMGDNLWMLNIVDNVNYVLITNPNIGNVQQSGQAIAADNSGEQMFYK is encoded by the coding sequence ATGAAACTAGCTTCACTTTTAGCAACAGCTTCACTTTTTCTTGGAACAGCTGTCTCTGCGGCAGAGTACAAAGAAGCACCATCCTTGAAAGAAATGGTTTCCAAAGGAGAAATTCCTCCAATCGAACAAAGACTCCCCAAAACACCATTTGTAGTCGAAAAAGGCGTAATTTCACACGCTGATGAACTCCCAAACTGGCAACCCGGTAAGTACGGTGGAACAATGAGGTTTGGCCATACTAACCCAGGTTGGAATCCTGATGTCTTTATCATGCTAAATGAGCATGTACTGATGGCACCTGGAATAAGTATCAAAGATGTTCGTGGAAATGTTTTCAAGGATTTCAAGATAGAAAATGATAACAAAAAGTTTACTTTCTATCTTCGCGAGGGCCTAAAGTGGTCTGATGGCAATCCTGTAACAACAGAAGATGTTCGATTTGTTTTCGAGGATATATACGGTGATGAGAAATTAACATCAGCATATCCGTCTAAATTCAAATCTGGGGGAGATCCAGCTGGTAATCCTGCTAAAATCACCTTTCAAAGCGATTATCAATTCACAATGGAATTTGACAGCCCTTACGGTTCGTTGATAAGTGAACTCAGCATTAAAGGCTGGCAGGGATACACCGATATGCTAAGACCATCTCATCATTTGAAGAATTATCACCCAAAATATACTTCCCTAGCATCCTTACAACCAGAAATGAAGAAAATGGGATTTAAAGATGAGTGGTGGCAATACTTTAACGCAATGGATTGTACGAATTGGGAATTGACTCGCCCATGCAGTGCAAACTATCCCTCCCTGTGGGCATGGTTGAAAGTAGAAACTGCTGATGAAATTTTGGAGTTCAAGAGAAATCCTTATTATTTCAAAGTTGATAGTTCTGGCCAGCAATTACCTTATGTTGATAGAGTTATTTCACAACAAGTGAATGACACAGAAGCAGTAAATCTTAAGGTTTTGGCAGGAGAGATTGATTTACTTAGAGAGGATACGGCATTAGTGAAAATGCCATTGTATAAAGAGGCCGAAGATAAAGGCCTTATTCAAACTCATTTGCTGGACATGCACGTGAATCCGACAGTCCTTTTCTTCAACTTCACGTTAGCTGATGAAAATGACAAAAAAGTACTCAACAATCTGAAGTTCAGAGAAGCATTAAATTATGCGATGAACAGGGAAGAAATCCTGGAAAATGTGTATTTTGGTTTTGGAACAATGCCAGAGCACTTATACAAGGGATATGATCCAGCAAAAGCTGAAGAACTGCTTGATAGCATCGGGATGACCAAAGGCAGTGATGGCTTTCGTATTGGGCCTAACGGAAAAACTTTTGAGTATCGAATTGAGTACGGTGACTACGCTCCGGATATCAAATTTGTTGTTGAACTGCTGACTCAGCATTTTGAAGCTGTTGGCATCAAAACGACTAGTAAGATGCTTGAAAACACACTTATGAATGTGACAGGACAAAATAATGAACGAAAGCATTCAACAATTCTCTGGGTTCATAAACCGCTCTGGGTTTCTGGAGGATGGAACGACTATCTGCCTTCAACTGGTGGCACTGGATATGCCCCTTTGTGGCGTCAATGGTATGATTCTAACGGTGCTGAAGGTGAAGAACCACCTGCTGAAATGAAACGTCTGATGAACATCACTAGAGAACGTGGAGCATATGTTCCTTATTCTTCTAAAGATGGAAAACTATATGGAGAATTGATGCAAAATATGGGTGATAATCTTTGGATGTTAAACATAGTTGACAACGTGAATTATGTTTTGATTACAAATCCAAATATTGGAAATGTTCAACAATCTGGTCAAGCTATCGCCGCTGATAACAGCGGTGAACAAATGTTCTACAAGTAA
- a CDS encoding ABC transporter permease, whose amino-acid sequence MLTYTIKRLFQLIPILFVISVVAYAIIELPPGDFADFYISSLRATGVTVLEDEALRIKEQYGFNAPVVERYWRWLENIIFHGNFGYSFEYQKPVNEIIAEKLPLSIGLTFGALIISWALAIPIGIYSAIHQYSKFDYFFTFIGFLGLATPPFLMALIFAWLFLKFFDYSVLGLYSPEYVTAPWSFDKFIDLCKHLVLPVILIGLQGTGTIIRVMRGNLLDELKKPYVITAKAKGLKFRDLLLKYPVRMAINPIISTIGWLLPALIAGEILISIVLGIQTLGPVLLRSVLSQDMWLAASIVMILSLLTIIGSLISDLLLVWLDPRIRFERLSK is encoded by the coding sequence ATGCTGACTTACACAATCAAAAGGCTGTTTCAACTGATTCCGATACTTTTCGTTATTTCAGTTGTCGCCTACGCAATCATTGAATTACCTCCAGGAGATTTTGCAGATTTTTATATATCTTCACTTCGGGCAACTGGTGTCACAGTATTAGAAGATGAGGCGTTAAGGATTAAAGAACAATATGGGTTCAACGCACCTGTTGTTGAACGATATTGGCGGTGGTTGGAAAACATTATTTTTCATGGAAACTTTGGTTATTCCTTCGAATATCAAAAACCTGTTAATGAAATTATTGCAGAAAAATTACCTCTCTCAATTGGCCTTACATTTGGAGCGCTAATTATTTCGTGGGCACTAGCGATACCAATCGGAATTTATTCAGCGATTCATCAGTACTCAAAATTTGACTACTTTTTTACTTTTATTGGATTTTTGGGACTGGCAACCCCACCATTTTTGATGGCTCTGATTTTTGCGTGGTTGTTTCTTAAATTCTTTGATTACTCAGTACTAGGATTATATTCACCGGAGTATGTGACTGCACCTTGGAGTTTCGATAAATTTATTGATTTATGCAAACATCTTGTCTTGCCTGTGATTTTAATTGGACTTCAAGGAACGGGAACAATAATCAGAGTGATGCGCGGCAACCTTCTTGATGAATTGAAGAAGCCATATGTAATTACAGCGAAAGCAAAAGGTCTAAAATTTCGTGATCTTTTGCTGAAATATCCTGTCAGAATGGCTATCAATCCAATCATTAGTACAATTGGTTGGTTGCTTCCAGCCTTAATTGCAGGTGAAATCTTAATTTCAATTGTCCTTGGTATACAAACACTTGGCCCAGTTTTATTAAGATCTGTACTCTCTCAAGATATGTGGTTAGCTGCAAGTATAGTGATGATTTTAAGCCTACTAACAATTATTGGTTCTTTGATATCTGATCTATTATTAGTTTGGTTAGATCCTCGAATTAGATTTGAAAGATTAAGTAAATAA
- a CDS encoding ABC transporter permease, with the protein MGNFPNSSSVINEEDKNFYYATQWSLIRSRFRQHRLASISLIFLGLLYLFAIFSDFLVPYSSTQRFSKYNFSAPTSIHIYDSEAGFSSPFVYGQKKILDKKTFSWKYEPDLTKKVYIQFFTEGEEYSLFGIFKSNIHLFGIDEKTPVFLFGSDRLGRDVFSRTIHGSQISLSIGLVGVSLSFLIGILLGGVSGYYGGYIDDLIQRFIDFMISLPTIPLWMAFSAVLPRDWSSLKTYFAITIILSIISWGPLARVTRGKILALREEDYTLAARAAGASTSRIIVKHLLPGFSSHLIVSITLSIPGMILAETALSFLGLGIQPPAVSWGTLLQDSQDLMAITNQPWLLIPAIFVIGTVLLFNFVGDGLRDAADPYS; encoded by the coding sequence ATGGGAAATTTTCCAAATTCTTCATCAGTAATTAACGAAGAAGATAAGAATTTTTACTATGCCACCCAGTGGTCGTTGATCCGATCACGTTTCCGGCAGCATCGACTTGCCTCAATTTCGCTTATTTTCCTTGGCTTGCTATATTTATTTGCGATTTTCTCAGATTTTCTTGTTCCTTATTCATCTACACAAAGGTTTTCGAAATATAATTTTTCAGCACCTACTTCAATTCATATCTATGATTCAGAAGCTGGTTTTTCGAGCCCATTTGTCTATGGACAAAAAAAAATATTGGACAAAAAAACATTTTCCTGGAAATACGAACCTGATTTGACCAAGAAAGTCTACATTCAATTTTTCACAGAGGGAGAAGAGTATAGCTTATTTGGCATCTTCAAAAGTAACATCCATCTTTTTGGAATAGATGAAAAAACGCCAGTATTTCTGTTTGGTTCAGATCGGCTAGGTCGGGATGTCTTCTCTAGAACAATCCATGGCTCTCAGATCTCATTATCGATTGGTCTTGTGGGGGTCAGTTTGAGTTTCTTAATTGGCATTTTGCTTGGAGGAGTCTCTGGATACTACGGTGGTTATATCGATGACCTGATACAACGTTTTATTGACTTCATGATTTCTTTGCCAACTATCCCCCTATGGATGGCATTTTCAGCGGTATTGCCAAGAGATTGGTCATCATTGAAAACATATTTTGCGATAACAATTATCCTTTCAATCATTAGTTGGGGGCCCCTCGCCAGAGTAACTCGTGGGAAGATTTTAGCTCTGCGGGAAGAAGACTACACATTGGCGGCAAGGGCAGCTGGAGCTTCTACTTCTCGAATCATCGTCAAGCATTTGTTGCCTGGATTTTCGAGTCATTTAATTGTTTCCATCACACTTTCCATTCCAGGAATGATCCTCGCTGAAACTGCACTGAGCTTTTTGGGTTTGGGGATTCAACCACCAGCAGTTAGTTGGGGAACCTTGTTGCAAGATTCCCAAGATCTAATGGCAATTACCAATCAGCCCTGGTTACTGATACCAGCCATTTTTGTCATTGGGACAGTGCTTCTTTTTAATTTTGTTGGTGATGGCCTTCGTGATGCTGCAGACCCCTATTCTTGA